In one Micromonospora polyrhachis genomic region, the following are encoded:
- a CDS encoding MFS transporter, translating to MTTTRVGSGLSPRIWTALVVLGFVGQLAWTVENLYLNVFVYDTISDDPNVIATMVAASAVTATLSTLLIGALSDRIGRRRIFISGGYLLWGLATATFGLLTVDTVENIAPVANVVLVTAISVIALDCLMSLLGAGANDAAFQAWVTDVTEPRNRGRVESVLAIMPLVSMLAIFAGFDGMTRAGHWQQFFVIIGLIIAVVGVAAWFLVDDQPTLAKPSGSYLRAALHGLHPRAVRENPGLYLALSAWAIWGISTQVFLPYLIIYLQRYLEIEGYAIVLGVVLTGASIVSVLGGRLIDRIGKVRFLLPAAAIYGTGLLLMTVVRDMVPVILAGLVMMSGFMLVLAPIGALVRDHTPRERAGHVQGLRMVFAILVPMLVGPYLGAAVIKGANEHYEELGVVKQVPTPAIFLTAAAVLLLIVVPALVLRRREAK from the coding sequence GTGACAACGACCCGCGTGGGCAGCGGACTGAGCCCCCGAATCTGGACGGCGCTGGTCGTCCTAGGGTTCGTGGGCCAACTGGCCTGGACCGTGGAGAACCTGTATCTCAACGTGTTCGTATACGACACGATCAGCGACGACCCGAACGTCATCGCCACCATGGTCGCGGCCAGCGCGGTGACCGCCACACTGTCGACGTTGCTGATCGGCGCGCTGTCGGACCGGATCGGCCGCCGCCGGATCTTCATCTCCGGCGGCTACCTACTCTGGGGCCTGGCCACCGCCACCTTCGGCCTCCTCACCGTGGACACGGTCGAGAACATCGCCCCGGTGGCCAACGTCGTACTGGTCACCGCGATCTCCGTCATCGCCCTCGACTGCCTGATGTCGCTGCTCGGCGCGGGTGCCAACGACGCCGCCTTCCAGGCCTGGGTCACCGACGTGACCGAGCCCCGCAACCGGGGACGGGTCGAATCCGTACTGGCCATCATGCCGCTGGTGTCGATGCTCGCCATCTTCGCCGGCTTCGACGGCATGACCCGCGCCGGGCACTGGCAACAGTTCTTCGTCATCATCGGGCTGATCATCGCGGTGGTCGGGGTCGCCGCCTGGTTCCTGGTGGACGACCAGCCGACCCTGGCCAAGCCGAGTGGCAGCTATCTTCGCGCCGCCCTGCACGGGCTCCACCCCCGCGCGGTACGGGAGAACCCCGGGCTCTACCTGGCGCTGTCCGCCTGGGCGATCTGGGGCATCTCCACCCAGGTGTTCCTGCCGTACCTGATCATCTATCTCCAGCGGTACCTGGAGATCGAGGGGTACGCCATCGTCCTCGGCGTCGTACTCACCGGGGCCTCGATCGTCAGTGTCCTCGGCGGGCGGCTCATCGACCGGATCGGCAAGGTGCGGTTCCTGCTCCCGGCCGCCGCCATCTACGGCACTGGGCTGCTCCTGATGACCGTCGTCCGGGACATGGTGCCGGTGATCCTCGCCGGGCTGGTCATGATGTCCGGCTTCATGCTCGTCCTCGCCCCCATCGGCGCACTGGTCCGCGACCACACCCCACGGGAGCGGGCCGGTCACGTGCAGGGACTACGGATGGTCTTCGCCATCCTCGTCCCGATGCTCGTCGGCCCCTACCTGGGTGCCGCCGTGATCAAGGGCGCCAACGAACACTACGAGGAACTCGGCGTGGTCAAGCAGGTCCCGACCCCCGCCATCTTCCTCACCGCGGCAGCCGTACTGCTGCTGATCGTCGTACCGGCGCTGGTGCTGCGCAGGAGGGAAGCGAAGTGA
- a CDS encoding glycoside hydrolase family 2 protein — translation MTQDLLTPWGEALDPANVLPEYPRPQLVRDSYLNLNGRWSYAITPAGAAPGDTGPSAAGSRVPGIDAEPAAYDGEILVPFSPESVLSGVGRQLQPDQTLWYRRTVTLPADFVPAGTPSRVLLHFGAVDQTCRVFLNGIEVGGHTGGYLPFHCDLTDALQDGENTLVVAVRDVSDTSHHSRGKQKLHRGGIWYTAQSGIWQTVWVECVPAAHVERLTLTPELADGCVEVTVHAAQSAETGAGANTTDPPHARIEVLADGVLVGETTAPAGQPVRIPIPDVRPWSPEDPYLYDVSVTLGTDRVRSYVGMRSFGVGPDAAGVPRLLLNGQPYFHAGILDQGYWSDGMYTAPSDAAMVHDIETMKRLGFTMLRKHIKIEPLRWYHHCDRLGILVWQDLVNGGSSYRPLVITAPAVTPLRLSDRRHRWFGRGDAEGRAQFRTEVCDTIEHLRNVVSLAVWVPFNEGWGQFDAARTATEVAALDPTRTVDHASGWHDQGGGDLHSLHIYFRPFRVPRRRRDDSRVLVLSEYGGYSLRLAGHAFTDREFGYKRFTSAEALGDAFTRLHTEQIVPAIARGLSATVYTQLSDVEDELNGLLSYDRKIVKLPEELVRAVNTQLRM, via the coding sequence GTGACCCAGGACCTGCTCACCCCGTGGGGCGAGGCCCTCGATCCGGCCAACGTCCTGCCGGAATACCCGCGTCCGCAACTGGTCCGGGACAGCTACCTCAACCTCAACGGCCGGTGGTCGTACGCCATCACCCCGGCCGGAGCGGCACCAGGCGACACCGGCCCGTCGGCGGCCGGGTCGCGAGTGCCCGGCATCGATGCGGAACCGGCCGCGTACGACGGGGAGATCCTGGTGCCGTTCTCCCCGGAGTCGGTGCTCTCCGGCGTCGGGCGGCAGCTACAGCCCGATCAGACCCTCTGGTACCGCCGTACCGTCACGCTGCCCGCCGACTTCGTGCCCGCCGGGACACCGTCGCGGGTGCTGCTGCACTTCGGTGCGGTGGACCAGACCTGTCGGGTGTTCCTCAACGGCATCGAGGTCGGCGGGCACACCGGCGGCTACCTGCCGTTCCACTGCGACCTCACCGACGCCCTCCAGGACGGCGAGAACACCCTGGTCGTCGCGGTCCGCGATGTCAGCGACACCAGCCACCACTCCCGGGGCAAGCAGAAACTGCACCGGGGCGGCATCTGGTACACCGCCCAGTCGGGCATCTGGCAGACCGTCTGGGTCGAGTGCGTTCCCGCCGCACACGTCGAACGACTCACCCTGACCCCGGAGTTGGCCGATGGCTGCGTCGAGGTGACCGTCCACGCGGCGCAGTCGGCGGAGACCGGCGCTGGCGCTAACACGACCGACCCACCGCACGCCCGGATCGAGGTCCTCGCCGACGGCGTCCTGGTCGGCGAGACCACCGCGCCCGCCGGGCAGCCGGTACGCATCCCGATCCCCGACGTACGGCCGTGGAGCCCCGAAGATCCCTACCTGTACGACGTCAGCGTCACCCTCGGCACCGACCGGGTACGCAGCTATGTCGGGATGCGGTCGTTCGGCGTCGGCCCGGACGCGGCCGGGGTGCCCCGACTACTGCTCAACGGCCAGCCCTACTTCCACGCCGGAATCCTGGATCAGGGCTACTGGTCCGACGGCATGTACACCGCCCCGTCGGACGCGGCGATGGTCCACGACATCGAGACCATGAAGCGGCTCGGCTTCACCATGCTGCGCAAACACATCAAGATCGAGCCGCTGCGCTGGTACCACCACTGCGACCGGCTGGGCATCCTGGTCTGGCAGGACCTGGTCAACGGCGGCAGCAGCTACCGACCGCTGGTCATCACCGCCCCGGCGGTGACCCCGCTGCGGCTGAGCGACCGGCGACACCGGTGGTTCGGCCGGGGTGACGCCGAGGGCCGGGCCCAGTTCCGCACCGAGGTGTGCGACACCATCGAGCACCTGCGCAACGTGGTCAGCCTGGCGGTCTGGGTTCCGTTCAACGAGGGCTGGGGCCAGTTCGACGCGGCCCGGACCGCCACGGAGGTCGCCGCGCTCGACCCGACGCGTACGGTGGACCACGCCAGCGGCTGGCACGACCAGGGCGGCGGCGACCTGCACAGCCTGCACATCTACTTCCGCCCGTTCCGGGTGCCCCGGCGACGGCGCGACGACAGCCGGGTCCTCGTCCTCTCCGAATACGGCGGCTACAGCCTGCGCCTCGCCGGGCACGCCTTCACCGACCGGGAGTTCGGCTACAAACGCTTCACCAGCGCGGAGGCGCTCGGGGACGCCTTCACCCGGCTGCACACCGAGCAGATCGTCCCGGCCATCGCACGCGGCTTGAGCGCGACCGTCTACACCCAACTCTCCGACGTCGAGGACGAGCTGAACGGCCTGCTCAGCTACGACCGGAAGATCGTCAAACTCCCCGAGGAACTGGTCCGCGCGGTCAACACCCAGCTCCGCATGTAA